A stretch of Camelina sativa cultivar DH55 chromosome 18, Cs, whole genome shotgun sequence DNA encodes these proteins:
- the LOC104760898 gene encoding DNA (cytosine-5)-methyltransferase 1-like: MVENGAKAIKKGKKRALPEISKSEEVSRTRRPRRAAACTNFKEKSVRLDEKSATVEVKRQQTVDEEIVALMLTTLEGGDIEPRPTRRLNDFVLFDSDGVSQPVEMLEINDIFISGAILPSDVCSDKEKEKGVRCPSFGRVEHWSISGYEDGSPVIWISTELADYDCRKPAARYKKVYDYFFEKARASVAVYKKLSKSSGGDPDTSLDELLAAVARSMIGSKYFSSGAAIQDFVISQGEFIYNQLAGLDETANKHETSYAEIPVLVALRDESSIVDKAFQMEGKPSNGVLRIDGVSEVSETNGLTSKQLVDGVDEDRRFAKLLQDEEYRKSMQRRPRKYSSSASASNMFYIKINEDEIASEYPLPSYYKSTKEETDELLLYDAWYELHADDLPHRMLHNWALYDSDLRMISLELLPMEQCDDIDVTIFGSGVVTDDMGLWFSPANPDSGSQSHDPDGMSIFLSQIKGWKIEFGADGYISISIRTDMAWYRLGKPSKQYALWYKPVLKTATVGIHIITLLDHETRFGKLSLADVIKRLSGYSMNDKAYISSDLVAVERYLIVHGQIFIQMCAKYPNNDLKRCAFVVGLANKLEDRHHSKWIIKTKKILQKKENLNPRAGMAPVVSKRKSMQATTTRLVNRIWGEFYSNYSPEDSLQAIGAANEEVEVEDEGENGEEEIEEEGENEDVTEDTVAEPAEVQKPHAPKKIRASSGKREIRWDGESLGKTSAGEPLYRQALVGGETVAVGGAVTLEVDDDSDELSAIYFVEYMFESTDHCKMLHGRFLQRGCNTVLGNASNERELFLTNECTTVQLKDIKGIVGFEIRSRPWGHQYRKENIAADKLDRNRALERKAKDLPTEYYCKSLYSPERGGFFSLPLSDIGRSSGFCNSCKIREDEEERSAIKLNVSKTGFFSNGIEYSTEDFVYVNPDSIDGLKEDIRTVYKSGRNIGLRAYVVCQLLEIVPKESRKADLDSFDVKVRRFYRPEDVSADKAYASDIQELYYSQETYVLRPGDIERKCEVRKKNDMPLCREYPISDHIFFCELFFDSSKGSLKQLPANMKLKFSTIKDDTLLRKKKGKGVESETESGIVKPDEPPKEMRLATLDIFAGCGGLSQGLEKAGVSDTKWAIEYEEPAGQAFRQNHPESTVFVDNCNVILRAIMEKGGDQEDCVSTKEANELAAKLDEDQKSTLPMPGQVDFINGGPPCQGFSGMNRFNQSSWSKVQCEMILAFLSFADYFRPRYFLLENVRTFVSFNKGQTFQLTLASLLEMGYQVRFGILEAGAYGVSQSRKRAFIWAAAPEEVLPEWPEPMHVFGVPKLKIPLSKGLYYAAVRSTAFGAPFRPITVRDTIGDLPPVENGESRTNKEYKAEAVSWFQKEIRGSMIALTDHICKEMNEINLIRCKTIPKRPGADWRDLPNEKVKLSTGQVVEMIPWCLPNTAKRHNQWKGLFGRLDWQGNFPTSITDPQPMGKVGMCFHPDQDRILTVRECARSQGFPDSYEFSGNIIHKHRQIGNAVPPPLAFALGRKLKEALHLKKSLQQQP, from the exons aTGGTGGAAAATGGGGCTAAGGCTATaaagaagggaaagaagagaGCACTTCCAGAGATTAGCAAATCAGAGGAAGTCTCGAGGACGAGGAGGCCAAGGCGCGCTGCAGCGTGTACGAATTTCAAGGAGAAATCTGTCCGACTCGATGAGAAATCTGCTACTGTTGAAGTAAAGAGACAGCAGACTGTTGACGAGGAGATCGTCGCGTTAATGTTAACGACTCTAGAGGGTGGTGACATCGAACCTCGTCCAACCAGGAGGCTGAATGATTTcgttttgtttgattcagaTGGTGTCTCACAGCCTGTGGAGATGTTGGAGATTAATGACATATTCATTTCTGGAGCTATCTTACCTTCAGATGTGTGTTCTgacaaggagaaagagaagggtGTGAGGTGTCCATCTTTTGGAAGGGTTGAGCATTGGAGTATTTCTGGTTATGAAGATGGTTCCCCTGTGATTTGGATCTCAACTGAGTTGGCGGATTACGATTGTCGTAAACCTGCTGCTAGATACAAGAAGGTTTATGATTATTTCTTTGAGAAAGCGCGTGCTTCTGTTGCTGTGTATAAGAAGTTGTCTAAGTCTTCGGGTGGGGATCCTGATACGAGTCTTGATGAGTTGCTTGCTGCGGTTGCTAGGTCAATGATTGGGAGCAAGTACTTTTCTAGTGGTGCGGCAATCCAAGACTTTGTTATATCTCAGGGGGAGTTTATATATAACCAACTCGCTGGTTTGGATGAGACAGCCAATAAACATGAAACAAGCTATGCTGAGATTCCTGTTCTTGTAGCTCTCAGAGATGAGAGTAGTATAGTTGACAAGGCTTTCCAGATGGAAGGAAAACCATCTAATGGGGTTCTGAGGATTGATGGAGTTTCTGAAGTTTCGGAGACCAATGGCTTGACATCGAAGCAACTGGTTGATGGTGTTGATGAGGACAGAAGATTTGCTAAACTGTTACAAGATGAAGAGTATAGGAAATCTATGCAGCGGCGGCCCAGAAAATACAGCAGCTCAGCTTCTGCTTCAAATATGTTCTACATTAAGATCAATGAAGATGAGATTGCCAGTGAATATCCTCTCCCGTCCTACTATAAGAGCaccaaagaagaaacagatgAGCTTCTGCTTTATGATGCTTGGTATGAGCTTCACGCTGATGACCTGCCTCACAGGATGCTTCACAACTGGGCTCTTTACGACTCTGATTTACGGATGATATCTCTTGAGCTTCTTCCGATGGAACAATGTGATGATATTGATGTCACCATTTTTGGGTCAGGCGTGGTGACTGACGATATGGGACTGTGGTTTTCTCCAGCAAATCCCGACAGTGGTTCCCAGTCGCACGATCCTGATGGGATGAGCATATTTCTCAGTCAAATAAAGGGATGGAAGATTGAGTTTGGGGCGGACGGATATATCTCCATTTCTATACGAACAGATATGGCCTG GTATCGTCTTGGAAAGCCGTCAAAGCAGTATGCCCTTTGGTATAAACCTGTTCTGAAAACAGCAACGGTTGGGATACACATTATTACATTGCTCGACCATGAAACTAGGTTTGGAAAGCTTTCATTAGCAGATGTCATAAAGAGACTGTCTGGGTATTCGATGAATGATAAAGCTTACATTTCTTCTGATCTCGTGGCTGTTGAGAGATATTTGATTGTCCATGGACAAATTTTCATACAGATGTGTGCAAAATATCCCAACAATGATTTAAAAAGGTGTGCATTTGTTGTTGGTCTTGCAAATAAATTGGAGGATAGGCACCACTCAAAATGGATCATCAAGACGAAGAAAATTTTGCAGAAGAAAGAGAATCTGAATCCAAGGGCAGGCATGGCACCTGTGGTATCCAAGAGGAAATCTATGCAAGCAACAACGACACGCCTGGTCAACAGAATTTGGGGAGAGTTTTACTCTAATTACTCTCCAGAGGATTCATTGCAGGCGATTGGTGCAGCAAATGAGGAGGTAGAGGTGGAAGACGAGGGCGAAAATGGggaggaagagattgaagagGAAGGTGAAAATGAAGATGTCACGGAGGACACTGTAGCAGAACCTGCTGAAGTTCAAAAGCCTCATGCTCCTAAGAAAATTCGAGCCAGTTCTGGAAAAAGGGAAATACGATGGGATGGCGAGAGTCTAGGAAAAACATCTGCTGGTGAGCCTCTCTATCGACAAGCCCTTGTTGGAGGGGAAACAGTGGCTGTAGGTGGTGCTGTCACCTTGGAAGTTGATGATGATTCAGATGAACTTTCGGCCATCTATTTTGTGGAGTACATGTTCGAAAGTACAGATCACTGCAAAATGTTACATGGTAGGTTCTTACAAAGAGGATGTAACACAGTTCTGGGGAATGCATCCAACGAGAGGGAACTATTTCTGACCAATGAATGCACGACTGTACAGCTTAAGGACATAAAAGGAATAGTCGGCTTTGAGATTCGATCAAGGCCATGGGGGCATCAGTATAGGAAAGAGAACATCGCTGCAGATAAGCTTGACCGGAATAGAGCAttagaaagaaaagcaaaagatttGCCAACAGAATACTACTGCAAAAGCTTGTACTCACCTGAGAGAGGGGGATTCTTTAGTCTTCCACTAAGTGATATTGGTCGCAGTTCTGGGTTCTGCAATTCATGTAAGATAAGGGAGGATGAAGAGGAGAGGTCTGCAATTAAACTAAATGTTTCAAAGACAGGCTTTTTCTCCAATGGGATTGAGTATTCTACTGAGGATTTCGTCTATGTCAACCCTGACTCAATAGATGGATTGAAGGAGGATATCAGAACTGTTTATAAGTCTGGGCGGAACATTGGGTTAAGAGCATATGTTGTTTGCCAATTGTTGGAAATCGTCCCGAAGGAATCTAGAAAGGCTGATTTGGATTCCTTTGATGTGAAAGTTAGAAGGTTTTATAGGCCTGAGGATGTTTCTGCAGATAAGGCCTATGCTTCAGACATCCAAGAA TTGTACTACAGCCAGGAAACATATGTTCTCCGTCCAGGAGATATAGAGCGAAAATGTgaagtaagaaagaaaaatgatatGCCCTTATGCCGCGAATATCCAATATCAGATCATATTTTCTTCTGCGAACTTTTCTTTGATTCCTCCAAAGGTTCTCTCAAGCAG TTGCCCGCCAATATGAAGCTGAAGTTCTCGACTATTAAAGACGACACACttctaagaaagaaaaagggaaagggAGTAGAGAGTGAAACTGAGTCTGGGATTGTCAAGCCTGATGAGCCACCTAAAGAGATGCGTTTGGCTACTCTAGATATATTTGCTGGTTGTGGTGGCCTGTCTCAGGGACTGGAAAAGGCTG GTGTATCTGATACAAAGTGGGCAATTGAGTATGAAGAGCCAGCTGGGCAGGCTTTTAGACAAAATCATCCTGAGTCAACAGTTTTTGTTGACAACTGCAATGTGATTCTTAG GGCTATAATGGAGAAAGGTGGAGATCAAGAGGATTGTGTCTCTACTAAGGAGGCAAATGAACTCGCAGCTAAACTTGATGAGGACCAGAAGAGTACTCTGCCAATGCCTGGTCAAGTGGACTTCATCAACGGAGGACCTCCGTGTCAG GGCTTTTCTGGGATGAACAGATTCAACCAAAGCTCCTGGAGTAAAGTTCAATGTGAAATGATATTAGCATTCTTGTCATTTGCTGATTATTTCCGGCCAAGGTATTTTCTTCTGGAAAACGTGAGGACCTTTGTTTCATTCAATAAAGGGCAGACATTTCAGCTTACTTTGGCTTCCCTTCTCGAAATGGGTTACCAG GTGAGATTTGGTATCCTGGAGGCTGGTGCATATGGAGTATCCCAATCTCGTAAAAGAGCTTTCATCTGGGCAGCTGCGCCCGAAGAAGTTCTCCCAGAATGGCCTGAACCGATGCATGTCTTTGGTGTTCCGAAGTTGAAAATCCCTCTATCCAAAGGCTTATATTATGCTGCTGTTCGTAGTACTGCATTTGGTGCACCTTTCCGCCCGATCACCGTGAGAGACACAATTGGTGATCTTCCACCAGTAGAAAACGGAGAATCCAGGACAAACAAAGAG TATAAAGCTGAAGCAGTCTCGTGGTTCCAAAAGGAGATAAGAGGGAGCATGATTGCTCTCACTGATCATATATGCAAGGAGATGAATGAAATAAACCTCATTCGATGTAAGACAATCCCAAAGAGGCCAGGTGCTGATTGGCGTGACCTGCCAAATGAAAAG GTAAAGCTATCAACTGGGCAGGTGGTAGAAATGATTCCCTGGTGTCTGCCAAACACAGCTAAGCGCCACAACCAGTGGAAGGGACTCTTCGGGAGACTAGACTGGCAAGGCAATTTTCCAACGTCCATTACCGATCCTCAGCCCATGGGCAAGGTGGGAATGTGCTTCCATCCTGACCAGGACAGAATCCTCACAGTCCGTGAATGCGCTCGATCTCAG GGGTTTCCGGATAGCTATGAGTTCTCAGGGAACATAATACACAAGCATAGGCAGATTGGGAATGCAGTCCCTCCACCATTGGCGTTTGCTCTTGGTCGTAAGCTCAAAGAAGCCCTACATCTCAAGAAGTCTCTTCAACAACAACCCTAA
- the LOC104760900 gene encoding uncharacterized protein LOC104760900 gives MSNKNNKTPIFPMLQSQHFSDYGFDPQIHYFQVLEEAKKHKSSIDTFQFKLQKPISKDDLIRTTLHNKNKNKNKNKNKKRWLWCKNALFFLKRRKWPISRCSGGDNNNEFDDRTSDDDVHIARARNFRAGSISGPVYVTESWSGSSTPYRTMATTSAVHQYLSLRELNMERQQRITTSSSSSMSGPIYLVT, from the exons ATGtctaacaaaaacaacaaaactccaATTTTCCCAATGCTCCAATCTCAACATTTCAGTGATTATGGCTTCGATCCCCAGATCCATTACTTTCAG GTTttggaagaagcaaagaagcacAAGTCCTCCATTGACACGTTTCAGTTCAAGCTTCAGAAACCTATATCGAAAGACGATTTGATCCGGACCACTCttcacaacaagaacaagaacaagaacaagaacaagaacaagaagcgtTGGTTATGGTGCAAGAACGCTTTGTTCTTCCTGAAACGTCGGAAATGGCCAATCTCACGATGCTCCGGTGGAGACAACAATAATGAGTTTGACGACCGTACTAGCGACGACGACGTTCACATTGCTAGGGCTAGGAACTTTAGAGCCGGTTCGATATCTGGTCCGGTTTACGTGACGGAGAGCTGGAGCGGTTCGAGCACACCGTACCGAACGATGGCTACGACGTCGGCGGTTCATCAATATTTGAGTCTACGGGAGCTTAACATGGAGCGGCAACAGAGGATCactacctcttcttcttcttctatgtcCGGTCCTATTTACTTGGTCACGTGA
- the LOC104760901 gene encoding probable pectinesterase/pectinesterase inhibitor 58 codes for MGLEGELIKKKSIIAGILTALLVAMVIVVAIIKTQNSSNPDKTTTVHITATTKAIRAVCAPTDYKETCVNSLMKASPDSTQPLELIKLGFNITIQSIKDSVKKASGELKAKAANDNETKGALDLCEKLMTDATDDLEKCLHNFHGFSITHIEDFVEDLRVWLSGSIAYQQTCMDTFEEINSNLSQDMHKIFETSKELTSNALAMITSISTFLGEHITGLIGDHGNHGRKLLSTEDGIPSWVGPNTRRLMAEQGVVKPDVVVAQDGSGQYKTINEALSIVPKANQKPFVIYIKQGVYNEKVDVTKKMTHVTFIGDGPTKTKITGSLNYYIGKVKTYHTATVAINGDNFTAKNIGFENTAGPEGHQAVALRVSADYAVFHNCQIDGYQDTLYLHSHRQFYRDCTISGTVDFIFGDGKVVLQKCNIVVRKPMKGQSCMITAQGRTNERESTGLVLDNCHITGEPEYIPVKSINKAYLGRPWKQFSRTIIMRTTIEDVVDPAGWLPWNGSFALNTLYYAEYENNGLGSDQSQRVKWPGIKKLSPKQALRFTPARFLRGNLWIPPTRVPYMGNMQ; via the exons atggggCTGGAAGGTGAattgataaagaagaaaagcatCATTGCTGGGATTCTCACGGCCTTACTCGTTGCCATGGTTATCGTTGTCGCcatcataaaaacacaaaattccAGCAATCCAGACAAAACCACCACTGTGCATATTACAGCAACCACCAAGGCAATCCGAGCAGTTTGCGCACCAACTGATTACAAAGAGACTTGTGTCAACAGTCTCATGAAAGCTTCTCCTGACTCCACTCAGCCTCTTGAACTCATTAAGCTTGGCTTCAACATCACCATCCAATCCATAAAAGATAGCGTCAAGAAAGCTTCCGGGGAGCTGAAAGCCAAGGCAGCCAATGACAACGAGACCAAAGGGGCTTTGGACTTGTGTGAGAAACTTATGACTGATGCTACAGACGATCTGGAAAAGTGTCTTCATAACTTTCATGGGTTCTCAATCACTCATATTGAGGACTTCGTCGAAGATCTCCGTGTTTGGCTTAGTGGTTCCATCGCTTATCAACAAACATGCATGGATACTTTTGAGGAAATTAACTCAAACCTTTCACAAGACATGCACAAGATCTTTGAAACATCCAAAGAACTCACTAGTAATGCCCTTGCTATGATTACTAGCATCTCTACCTTTCTCGGAGAGCACATCACAg GATTAATTGGAGATCATGGAAACCACGGTAGAAAACTCTTGTCCACGGAGGACGGTATACCAAGTTGGGTTGGACCAAACACTCGACGGCTCATGGCAGAGCAAGGAGTTGTGAAACCTGATGTGGTGGTGGCACAAGACGGAAGTGGTCAGTACAAGACTATCAATGAGGCCTTGAGTATTGTCCCTAAAGCCAACCAAAAGCCATTTGTTATCTATATCAAGCAAGGTGTCTATAACGAGAAAGTTGACGTCACCAAGAAGATGACTCACGTCACTTTCATCGGTGATGGACCAACCAAAACTAAGATCACTGGTAGTCTCAACTATTACATCGGCAAGGTCAAGACATACCATACTGCCACTGTTG CCATCAACGGTGATAACTTCACGGCCAAGAACATCGGGTTTGAAAACACTGCTGGTCCGGAAGGACACCAAGCTGTGGCCTTAAGAGTCTCCGCAGACTATGCGGTCTTCCACAACTGCCAAATCGATGGTTACCAAGACACACTCTACCTCCATTCTCATCGTCAGTTCTACCGTGACTGCACAATCTCAGGCACTGTTGACTTCATCTTCGGAGATGGAAAAGtagttttacaaaaatgtaACATTGTGGTTAGAAAACCAATGAAAGGTCAGTCTTGCATGATCACAGCCCAAGGACGGACCAATGAACGTGAATCAACCGGACTCGTGCTAGACAACTGCCACATTACCGGAGAACCGGAGTACATTCCCGTGAAATCTATAAACAAAGCATATCTTGGAAGGCCATGGAAACAGTTCTCAAGAACCATTATAATGAGAACAACCATAGAAGACGTTGTTGATCCAGCGGGATGGCTTCCTTGGAATGGTAGTTTTGCACTTAATACGCTTTACTATGCTGAGTATGAGAATAATGGGCTTGGCTCAGATCAATCACAACGTGTTAAGTGGCCTGGAATTAAGAAACTCTCGCCAAAGCAAGCTCTTAGATTCACTCCTGCTAGGTTTTTACGTGGTAACTTGTGGATTCCACCAACTCGTGTGCCTTACATGGGGAATATGCAGTAG